The Mycoplasmoides genitalium G37 genomic sequence AAAGAATAATGCTGAAATGAAAAGTAAACAAATGTCAACTGATCAAATGACTAGTGAAAAAGAATTTGATTATTACACTGAAACACTTAAAGCATTATTAGAGAAAGAAGATAGTGCAGAATTAAATGAAAATGAAAAAAAACTAGTTGAAACCATTAAGAAAGCTTACACTATTGAAAAAGATAGTTCAATTCGGTGAAACCAATTGGTCGAAAAACCAATTTCTCCCTTACAACGTAGTAATTTATCGTTATCTTGATTAGACTTTAAATTACACTGGTGATAATATGGAACAACCGTTGTGTGTTTTAGGGATTGAAACAACCTGTGATGATACAGGTCTTAGTATTGTCATTGATCAAAAAATCAAGAGTAACATTGTTATCTCTTCTGCTAACTTACATGTAAAAACAGGAGGAGTTGTACCTGAAATTGCAGCACGATGCCACGAACAAAATCTCTTTAAAGCAATAAGAGATTTAAATTTTGAGATAAGAGATTTATCTCACATTGCTTATGCATGTAATCCTGGGTTAGCAGGATGTTTACATGTGGGAGCCACTTTTGCTAGAAGCTTAAGTTTCTTATTAGACAAACCATTGTTACCCATCAACCATCTTTATGCGCATATCTTTTCTTGTTTAATTGATCAAGATTTAAATAAGCTGCAATTACCAGCATTAGGCCTTGTAATTTCAGGTGGACATACTGCCATTTATCTAGTTAAATCATTTTATGAACTTGAACTAATTGCTGAAACTAGTGATGATGCAATTGGTGAAGTTTATGACAAGATAGGCAGAGCAATGGGCTTTGATTATCCTGCTGGTAGTAAAATTGATAGTCTTTTTAATAAAGAA encodes the following:
- the tsaD gene encoding tRNA (adenosine(37)-N6)-threonylcarbamoyltransferase complex transferase subunit TsaD, translating into MEQPLCVLGIETTCDDTGLSIVIDQKIKSNIVISSANLHVKTGGVVPEIAARCHEQNLFKAIRDLNFEIRDLSHIAYACNPGLAGCLHVGATFARSLSFLLDKPLLPINHLYAHIFSCLIDQDLNKLQLPALGLVISGGHTAIYLVKSFYELELIAETSDDAIGEVYDKIGRAMGFDYPAGSKIDSLFNKELVKPHYFFKPSTKWTKFSYSGLKSQCLNKIKQISANKTRIDWSELASNFQATIIDHYIDHVKNAIKKFAPKMLLVGGGVSANSYLSNRISTLNLPFLIADSKYTSDNGAMIGFYASLLINGDKN